One Paralysiella testudinis genomic window, ATTCGGCCAAAAACCATGCTTAAGCCAATGCCCCCAACACCACTTGGCTGGCATTAAAAATGGCGGTGGCCGGTTGCCCCGCGTGCAAGTCTAGATTTTCGCTGCTGTAGAGGGTGATGGTGGCGGTGAGCTCAATCTCGCCGGGCAAGCTTAAGGTGACCACGTTGTTTACGCTGCCGGTTTCAATGTGTTTGATGGTGCCTTCAAGGCTGTTTTCGGCGCTCAGTTGCAGCGGCGCCAAGTCGGTTACCAGCATAATCGACGATGCTTTCACCATCACCACCACCGCGCTGCCCACAGTGAGCTTGAGCGCGGCGGCACCGGCACGGCTCACCAACGCGCGTACGCGGGTGCCACCGGCGCAGGCCACGGTAACATACTGCAAGCCGCCCGTGTCTTCGATGGTTTCAATCGTGCCGCTAAATTGGTTGCGGGCGCTGCTTTTCATGGTTCTTTCCTTGGTTTAGCCTACTGGGTGAGCTGGCTGGGTGAGCTGGATTAAGGCTGCCTGAAACCTGCAATTTTCAAATTAATCTTGCGGTTGCGGCACTTTATGTTGCACGGCAAACACGGCGGCTTGCACGCGGCTGCTTAATTCGAGCTTGCGCAAGATGTTTTGCACATGCACTTTAATGGTGGATTCGGCCAAATCCAGCTTGCGGGCAATGATTTTATTGCTGTGTCCGGCAGCCAAATGGCCGAGAATTTCCAGCTCGCGCGGGGTAAGGCTGTCTAAAACGCTGGTGGGTGCGGCCGCTTGCGGCTGAATCAGCGATTGCACCAGCCGCGCGGTCATTTCCGGGGAGAATACATTGTCGCCATTGGCGGCTTTTTTAATCGCGTCCACCAAGAAATCGGCATTGATGTTTTTGAGCAAAAAGCCGCGCGCGCCCAAGCGCATGCATTCGGTGAGGTCTTCGCTGTCTTCGGATACGGTGAGCATCACCACGGTTTGCTGCGGCTGGCTGCTTAAAATTTGTGCCAAGGCTTCACGCCCGTTCATCACCGGCATATCCAAGTCCAGCAGCACCACATCGGGCTTGTGCTGCTCCACCAATTTCACGCCGCTTAGGCCGTCGGCCGCTTCGCCCACCACTTCGCAATCGGCTTG contains:
- a CDS encoding TOBE domain-containing protein, translating into MKSSARNQFSGTIETIEDTGGLQYVTVACAGGTRVRALVSRAGAAALKLTVGSAVVVMVKASSIMLVTDLAPLQLSAENSLEGTIKHIETGSVNNVVTLSLPGEIELTATITLYSSENLDLHAGQPATAIFNASQVVLGALA
- a CDS encoding response regulator — protein: MNPKISIILIDDHTLFRSGIKALLARQADCEVVGEAADGLSGVKLVEQHKPDVVLLDLDMPVMNGREALAQILSSQPQQTVVMLTVSEDSEDLTECMRLGARGFLLKNINADFLVDAIKKAANGDNVFSPEMTARLVQSLIQPQAAAPTSVLDSLTPRELEILGHLAAGHSNKIIARKLDLAESTIKVHVQNILRKLELSSRVQAAVFAVQHKVPQPQD